A window of the Candidatus Neomarinimicrobiota bacterium genome harbors these coding sequences:
- a CDS encoding OmpA family protein: MLKTSFVAQRASTSWKVTYSDLLTGLLAFFLLLIIKAEEDANTTYKFADQMKDVIYSKVVREKTTRNLEWLYVEHAGPKGIKLLIPSEIGDQTFFQSGDDQIVINFIFYLRTVADILSGLELEKIPTRHADVFRKLKASGKTVNINVRIEGHSDAVPLGRSSRFRDNWDLSTARAHQVMQFFMTRTPLPDSYFSVSGYGPFQPLVALRNYDENRRVEIYLDIQMIDLDNG, encoded by the coding sequence ATGTTAAAAACTTCTTTCGTTGCACAACGTGCCTCAACTTCCTGGAAGGTTACCTATAGTGATCTGCTGACGGGACTTCTGGCCTTCTTTCTCCTGCTAATTATCAAAGCCGAAGAGGATGCTAACACAACCTATAAGTTTGCCGATCAGATGAAGGATGTCATTTATAGTAAGGTTGTGCGGGAAAAGACGACCCGCAATCTTGAGTGGCTCTATGTTGAACATGCCGGTCCCAAGGGTATCAAATTATTGATCCCTTCAGAAATCGGAGATCAAACTTTTTTCCAATCCGGTGATGATCAGATCGTGATTAATTTTATTTTCTATCTGCGCACAGTAGCTGATATCCTGAGTGGTTTGGAATTGGAGAAGATCCCGACCAGGCATGCAGATGTCTTTCGCAAATTAAAAGCTTCCGGTAAAACTGTTAATATCAACGTGCGTATCGAAGGACATTCAGATGCAGTTCCTCTGGGGCGCTCTTCCCGCTTCCGAGATAATTGGGATCTTTCTACCGCCCGAGCTCACCAGGTCATGCAGTTTTTTATGACCCGTACCCCCCTACCGGATTCATACTTCTCAGTATCGGGCTACGGTCCGTTTCAACCGCTGGTGGCTCTGCGGAATTATGATGAAAACCGACGGGTTGAAATCTACCTGGATATTCAAATGATCGACCTGGATAACGGCTGA
- a CDS encoding MotA/TolQ/ExbB proton channel family protein, whose protein sequence is MDIATVIGLAFGLGLVFFGMSEPGTFTPPETFFNLRGLAIVLGGTLAATLVNYPFKNVIGMLKISLQAFFNKGTRNPMDIIAELAGFSEQARKKGLPSLENLLDGLDNHYLQMGLENAILEKDPKKLENFLDNELNSMIDRHSNGQEIFYNMGSYAPAFGLLGTVMGLILMMTKQAATTSLDSYAAGAQDSMSALLQGMGIALVTTFYGVLLANLLFIPIAGKLKARSDEEVHSLNIIKAGILSIHAKEHPLIMREKLLTFVDKETRKAARQND, encoded by the coding sequence ATGGATATTGCAACCGTAATTGGGCTTGCTTTTGGATTGGGTTTGGTTTTCTTCGGCATGTCAGAACCAGGAACCTTCACACCTCCAGAGACATTTTTCAATCTCCGTGGACTGGCAATCGTTCTGGGAGGGACATTGGCGGCAACTCTGGTCAATTACCCCTTTAAAAACGTAATTGGAATGCTCAAAATATCCCTGCAAGCTTTTTTTAATAAAGGCACCCGCAATCCCATGGATATCATTGCTGAATTGGCCGGATTTTCTGAACAAGCCCGCAAGAAAGGGCTTCCCTCACTTGAAAATTTACTGGATGGGCTCGATAATCACTACCTGCAGATGGGTCTGGAAAATGCCATCCTTGAAAAAGATCCTAAAAAGCTGGAAAATTTTCTCGACAACGAATTGAATTCAATGATCGACCGACATTCCAATGGTCAGGAAATCTTTTATAACATGGGTTCCTATGCCCCGGCTTTTGGACTGCTGGGAACGGTTATGGGACTGATCCTCATGATGACCAAGCAGGCAGCTACTACATCATTAGATAGCTATGCAGCTGGTGCCCAGGATTCAATGTCTGCCCTCCTACAAGGCATGGGTATCGCCCTGGTTACCACTTTTTATGGAGTACTCCTGGCCAATCTATTGTTCATCCCCATTGCGGGAAAACTAAAAGCCAGATCCGACGAAGAAGTGCATAGTTTGAATATCATCAAAGCCGGTATCCTCAGTATTCATGCCAAAGAACATCCACTCATCATGCGTGAAAAACTATTGACCTTTGTAGACAAGGAAACTCGTAAAGCTGCCAGACAAAACGATTGA
- a CDS encoding OmpA family protein, which produces MSDNLHRIAGQARSSWVLSYGDTITLLITFFIMMITVRAGQINKIHEWVNDRLDETASEVQEVIDDAKISEISVTRNSKGVQITLKDPRLFEVASAQPRQSHTYQLDAVSAAIRDLQIFHLKDTEHAGFLKELESSGLQWLVEIRIEGHTDNMRLTRNALYRDNWELSAARAQSIMIQLQERTGLAPSIFAIGGFGEFQPIGDNITQAGRELNRRVEIYIGASLLKTL; this is translated from the coding sequence ATGTCTGACAATCTTCACAGGATCGCCGGTCAGGCCAGGTCCAGCTGGGTGCTCTCCTATGGAGATACTATTACCCTGTTGATCACCTTTTTCATTATGATGATCACGGTTCGGGCTGGACAAATCAATAAGATCCATGAGTGGGTCAACGACCGTCTGGATGAGACTGCTTCTGAGGTGCAGGAAGTCATCGATGATGCCAAAATCAGTGAAATATCTGTGACCAGGAATTCAAAAGGAGTTCAGATCACGTTGAAAGATCCCCGCCTATTCGAAGTGGCCTCCGCTCAACCTCGTCAAAGTCATACTTACCAACTGGATGCCGTATCAGCAGCGATCAGGGATCTACAAATATTTCATCTAAAAGACACTGAACATGCCGGCTTTTTGAAAGAGTTGGAATCATCCGGCTTGCAATGGCTGGTAGAGATCCGGATCGAGGGACACACGGACAATATGCGTCTAACCCGGAATGCTCTCTATCGAGATAATTGGGAGTTAAGCGCCGCCAGAGCTCAGTCTATCATGATCCAACTTCAGGAGCGGACTGGATTGGCGCCTTCTATTTTCGCCATCGGGGGCTTTGGAGAATTTCAGCCTATTGGTGATAATATCACTCAGGCGGGCAGAGAATTAAACCGCAGAGTCGAGATCTATATTGGTGCCTCCCTGCTGAAAACACTTTGA